Genomic segment of Nocardiopsis mwathae:
GCCACGGCGCTGGCGATCAGGGTGAACACCCAGGTCACGCCGGTTCCGATGGAGAACGCGGCGCCCGAGTTGAACACCAGCGTCAGCCGCAGCAGCTCCCCGACGACCGGCACGCTCTCTCCGGGGAGGAGCCGCGCCAGCACGATCTCCTTGGTGGCGAGGTCGGCGGCGAACGCGACCAGCGCCAGACTCAGCAAAAGAACGAACCGCCGCGGCTTCTTCGCGGCGGGTCCGTTCACCGTCCGATTTCCGTCCCCGGAGGGCTCGATGTCAGTCAGCGACGCTCCTCGCGCTGTTTGCACTTCACACACAGTGTGGCCCGCGGAAACGCCTGTAGCCGCGCCTTGCCGATCGCCTTGCCGCACGATTCGCAGACGCCGTAGGTTCCCGCGTCCATTCGCTTGATCGCCCGCTCGTTCTGTGCGAGCAGGTCACGAGTATTGTAGGCCAGCGCCAGGTCGTGCTCGCGCTGGTAAGCCTTGGCACCGGTGTCCGTGGGGTCGTCGCCGGCCCCGTCGACGGAGTCGGCGAGCCGCTCCGCCAGCTTGGCCTCGGTCTCCGCGATCTCGGCGCGCAGCTGGTCCATCTCGGTCTCCAGCTCCCGGCGCACTTCGGCGAGCTCTTCCTCGGTCCAGGGGCTCTCGCCCTCACGGACGGGAAGGCCCGAGGCCTCGGTCACGCCCATGTTCCCCTCACGCTCTCCCCCACGGAGCCCCTGTACGGCCCCGGCCGACGTCACCGTGGTCTTCGACACCATAGGTGCTCCTGTTTGCAAAAGACCGCACGCGGATTCGTACCGGTCCCCGACATTCCCCGCTCTCACCTGCGAGAACACCACGGTCACACCGCATCCGTCCACGCAATGCCGGGTAGCTTAAACGCCCAGCCAGGGGCGATTCAACCGACACGACGCAACATACCCACCTCGGTTCTTTTCCTCATGTGTTCCCATCTTCGGGGGCTCCGATTCGCCGGGGCCGCGCATGCCCGCGCCGTCGATCGGTCAGGGGCGGGCGCAGTGCCCGCTCACTCGGCCACGGCGAACCCGCCGTAGTCCTCCGCGAGACGCGACAGGTGCGGCTCGTCGAAGGTGGCCGGACCGCCGTGCGGGCCGGTGTGCACCTCGATCACCCAGTCGACGTCCTCGGCGTCGTCCTCGCCCGCGAGCATGTCACGGTGCACGCGGCACGGCTCGTACCCCTGCCCGCTCAGCTGCTCGGCCAGTTCCTCGGCGTCCTCGCGGTCGGGCAGCGTGACCAGTACCGTGCCCTCGCGCCGCGCCTCGCCCATGTTCGACCCGCCCTTCACGTCCACTCGGAATCGGCCGGAACGACATGCCGCCGACGGCGCCGTCCCGGCAGGCCAGTATGCCCCCGCCCGCGGCCGCGGCCCCTCACTCCCCCTCCACCGCGCGGACGCGCCCGCGGTCCCGGACCCTCACCGGCGCGGCCGACGACGGCGAACCGGACGCCGGGTTCGGCTATCCTCAGAGATCAAGCAAGGCGTGGATGGGGACGAGTACCGCCGGACACAGCCACGAGCGACCCGGGGGCGGTGGGAGCCCGGGGGCATGACCGTCGGGAAGATCACCCCGGAGCCGCCGGAAGAACGGCCAGCGCGACGCGCCCGGCCCAGTAGACCCGGCAGCGGCAGCAATGAAGTGGGGCGCGCTCGGGTCCGGACCGGAGGCGGCGCCCAAGGAGGGTGGTACCGCGGGGCCGCCGAGCCTCGTCCCTCCATCAGGTGAACACTCCTGATGGAAAGGGCACGAGGTGTCGCACGATCAACCCGCAGCCGCCCGGCCGTTCCCGGCGCTGCCGGCCCAGGTCGACCTGCCCGAGGTCGAGCACGAGGTCCTGCGCCGCTGGTCGGAGCAGAAGGTCTTCGAACGCTCCCTGGAGCAGACCCGCGGCGGCCCCAGCTGGGTCTTCTACGAGGGGCCCCCGACCGGCAACGGACAGCCCGGCGTCCACCACGTCGAGGCCCGCGCGTTCAAGGACGTGTTCCCGCGCTTCAAGACGATGAAGGGCTTCCACGTCGACCGCAAGGCCGGTTGGGACTGCCACGGCCTGCCCGTCGAGGTCGCCGTGGAGAAGGAGCTCGGGCTCAGCGGCAAGAAGGACATCGAGGAGTTCGGTGTCGCCGAGTTCAACGCGCGCTGCCGGGAACACGTGCTCAGCAATGTCAAGGGCTTCCGCGCCATGACGGAGCGGATGGGCTACTGGGTCGACCTCGACCAGGCCTACCGCACGATGGACTCCGAGTACGTGCAGTCGGTGTGGTGGGCGCTGAAGACCATCTGGGACAAGGGCCTGCTGGTCCGCGACTACCGGATCAGCCCCTACTGCCCCCGCTGCGGGACGACGCTGTCCGACCACGAGCTGGCCCAGGGCTACGAGACCATCACCGACCCATCGGTCTACGTGCGGTTCCCGGTCACCTCCGGGCCGCTGGCCGGACCCGACCGCCCCACCTCGATGCTGGTGTGGACGACCACCCCCTGGACCCTGGTCTCCAACACCGCCGTGGCCGTGCACCCCGACGTCTCCTACGTCGTGGCCACCGACGGCAGCGAGCGGCTGCTGGTGGCCGAGGCGCTGGCCGAGAAGGTCCTGGGCGAGGGCTGGGAGCTGACCGGCGAGCGCTTCGAGGGCAACGAGATGGAGCGCTGGACCTACCGGCGCCCCTTCGACCTGGTCTCCTTCGACACCCCCGCGCACTTCGTCGTGCTCGGCGACTACGTCACCGTGGAGGACGGCACCGGCCTCGTCCACCAGGCACCCGCCTTCGGCGCCGACGACATGGCGGTCTGCCGCGCCTACGGCCTGCCGGTCGTCAACCCGGTGCGCGGCGACGGCACCTTCGAGGCCGACCTGGACCTGGTCGGCGGGCAGTTCTTCAAGGCGGCCGACGAGGCCCTGGTCGCCGACCTCGCCGACCGCGGCCTGCTCTTCCGCGACCAGGCCTACGAGCACAGCTACCCGCACTGCTGGCGCTGCCACACCCCCCTGCTCTACTACGCGCTGCCGTCCTGGTACATCAAGACCACCGCGGTCAAGGACGAGCTGCTCGAACAGAACGCCCGCACCAACTGGTTCCCGGAGAACGTCAAGGAGGGGCGGTTCGGTGAGTGGCTGCGCGGCAACATCGACTGGGCGCTGTCCCGCAGCCGGTACTGGGGCACGCCGCTGCCGGTATGGGAGTGCGGCTCCGGGCACTTCACCGTCGTCGGCTCGCTGGCCGAGCTCGGCGAGCTCGCCGGGCAGGACCTCGGCGCGCTCGACCCGCACCGCCCCTACGTCGACGACGTGCTCATCGACTGCCCCGAGTGCGGGGCGCGGGCGCGCCGCGTGCCCGAGGTCATCGACGCCTGGTTCGACTCCGGGTCCATGCCGTTCGCCCAGTGGGGCGCCCCGCACCACAACCCGGAGACCTTCGAGGCCAACTTCCCGGCGCAGTACATCGCCGAGGCCATCGACCAGACGCGCGGCTGGTTCTACTCGCTCATGGCCGTGAACACCCTCGTCTTCGGTCGCTCCTCGTATGAGAACGTGGTCTGCCTCGGACACATCCTCGCCGAGGACGGCCGGAAGATGAGCAAGCACCTGGGCAACGTGCTGGAGCCCATCGCGGTCATGGACCGGCACGGCGCGGACGCCCTTCGCTGGTTCATGCTGGCCAGCGGCTCGCCCTGGGCGGCACGCCGCGTCGGCCACGCCGCACTGGAGGAGATCGTCCGCAAGGTCCTGCTGACGTACTACAACACCGTCTCCTTCTTCACCCTGTACGCCAACGCCGGGGAGACCTGGAACCACGAGCGGCTGGCCGACGCCCCCGCCCCGGCCGACCGCCCGCTGCTGGACCGATGGCTGCTGTCCGAGCTCAACCGGCTCGTCGCCGACGTCGACGACGCCCTGGAGCGCTTCGACACCACCGGCGCCGGGCGGCGGATCACCGCGTTCGTCGACGACCTGTCCAACTGGTACGTGCGCCGCTCGCGCCGCCGCTTCTGGTCGGGCGCCAGCACTCCGGAGGGGGCGTCGGCGTTCGCGACGCTCTATGAGGCGTTGGAGACGCTGACCCGGCTGATGGCGCCGATGGTGCCGTTCCTCACCGACCACGTGTGGGCGGCGCTGCGGCGGCCGGAGTCCCCGGAGTCGGTGCACCTGACCCGGTGGCCCGAGGTGCGCCGGGACCTGATCGACATCGAGCTCTCGGAGCGCATGGCGCTCACCCGCCGCCTGGTGGAGCTGGGGCGCGCCGCACGTGTCGACTCGGCCGTCCGCACCCGCCAGCCGCTGTCGCGGGTCCTGGTCGGCGCGCAGGGCTTCGACACGCTGCCGGAACAGCTGCGCGCGCAGATCACCGAGGAGTTGAACGTGGTCCGGCTCGACCCGCTGTCGGCGGTCGGCGGCGACCTGGTCGACTACACGGTCAAGCCGAACTTCCGGGCGCTGGGCAAGCGCTTCGCCAAGCGCACCCCGCTGGTCGCCAAGGCGATCCAGGCGGCCGACCCGCGGGGCCTGGTCGAGGCGGTGCGCTCGACCGGTTGGGCGCACGTGTCGGTGGAAGGCGAGCAGGTGGAGGTCAACGCCGACGAGGTGCTGATCACCGAGCAGCCCCGTGAAGGGTGGGCGGTGGCCACGGAGAACGGCGAGACCGTGGCCCTGGACCTGGAGCTGACTCCGGAGCTCCAGCGCGCCGGCCTGGCGCGCGAGGTGGTCCGGCTGGTCCAGGACGGGCGCAAGTCCGCCGGCCTGGACATCTCCGACCGCATCGAGCTGTTCTGGACGGCGACCGACCAGAGCGCGGCCCGGGCCCTGACCGAACACGGCGAGACCATCGCCGGTGAGGTCCTGGCCCGCAGCCTGACCGAGGGCGAGCCCGACGGAGAGGCCCACCGAACGGCCTCGGACGACCTCGGCATCACCTTCTGGCTCCGCAAGGCGGAGTAGCGGAGGGGCCGTTGCACGGATGAGGGCCGGGGCGCGTACGCGCCCCGGCCCTCATCCGTGCACGATCACGGGGCCGGATCCGATGATGTCCGCTGCGCCCGATGGGCGCCCGTGGTCATCTGGGGCCGGGTCGCCCGCCCGCCTCACCGGTGCCGGGGTCGGCGTCGTCGGTGGGAGCGTCGTCCCGCTTCCCGTCCGGCTCCTCAGCCGGCGGCTCCTCGGGGGACGGCTCCTCGGCCGGCGGCTCGGCGGCGGGGGTGTTCCCAGGTTCCCGGGGCTCGGCTTCGGGGGTGCCGTCCGCGGCGGGTACCGGGATGGGTTCCGATGGGGTGGGTTCCGGTGCGGCTGCCTCCGCCGCGGTGTCCGAGGCGGGCTCGCTCTCGGCGGGGTCCGGGTCGTCGGAGAAGTCTTCGCGCAGGAGGTCGACGAAGGCGGAGAAGGAGTCCTCCGCATCCTCGGTGCTCTGGGGCTCGTCCGGTTCCGAAGCCGTATCGGTGGAGTCGGTGGGCGCGCCGACGGGGCGGGGCCGGGTCTCTTCCGGCTCGGCCTCCGCTGTCGGCTCGGTGCCCGTCGCGGCGCCGTCCTCAGCGGGCTCGGCGGCGGGCTCGGGTTCCGGTTCCGGGGCCGGACGCGGCCGGGTGGCCTTCTCCGGGACCACGTAATGGAAGGCGGGAGCCTCTTCGGCGACGTCCGCCTTCTCGGTCGTGGGTGCGGCCGGGGCCGCGGGTTGTGGCTCTGCCGGTGCGGAGGACGTGCTCGTGGCCGGAGGCCCCGGCCACAGGCGCGTACCCGCGGTCGCGGAATCCCGCACCGGCGCGGGAGCCGGTGCGGGATGAGCCGAGGTGCTCACCGCCGGTGTGGCAGTGGCCGGTACCGCCGCGACCGAGGGGCTGGTCGCGGCGGGGACGGACGCCTTCCCCAAACCGTCCGTCCGCCGGGCCTGAACTGCCGAGGCCACCCGCTCCCTGAGTTCGTTCCATCCTGGGAGGCCTAGGTACCTGCGGAGGCGGATCGTCTCGATCGCCAGCAGAACGGCACCGAGGCCGCCCATCGCGAGGGCGATGTAGACCAGTGTCGTCTCTACGAGTACCACGGCCGCCGCGATGACGACCAGAGCCGCCGCAAGCGTGACGAGGCTGAGGATGAACACGGGAAGAGAGCGCCTTTACTCACGGGTTGGCGGTGTGCACGTGAACAGGGGTCCCGCGCGTCAGCGACGCTCGTGCGGGGCCTCCTGGTGGAATCCGCCGTGCTGGACCGGCTCGGGCTGGGCGAACGGGTTGCCCGCGGGGGTACCGCCGCCCGGAGTCGCCATCCCCGGTGCCCCACCGGTGGGAGGCATGGTCGCGAAGCCGCCCGTGGTGTTCGGGTTCGGCGCGCCGGGCTCCTGGGCACCCTCGGCGAGTTCGCGCAGCTGGCGCTCGAAGTAGTCCTTCAGTCGGCTGCGGTACTCGCGCTCGAAGTCCTTCAGCTCGCTGACCTTGTGCTCCAGCTCCTCGCGCTGCTGCACCAGGGAGCCCATGACCTGGCGGTGGCGCTCCTGGGCGTCGCGGTCGAGGTTCTCGGAGCGGGCGCGGGCCTCGTTGACGATCTGCTCGGCCTGGCGGCGGGCCTTGCCGAGGATGTCGTCGGCCT
This window contains:
- a CDS encoding TraR/DksA family transcriptional regulator produces the protein MGVTEASGLPVREGESPWTEEELAEVRRELETEMDQLRAEIAETEAKLAERLADSVDGAGDDPTDTGAKAYQREHDLALAYNTRDLLAQNERAIKRMDAGTYGVCESCGKAIGKARLQAFPRATLCVKCKQREERR
- the ileS gene encoding isoleucine--tRNA ligase, with product MSHDQPAAARPFPALPAQVDLPEVEHEVLRRWSEQKVFERSLEQTRGGPSWVFYEGPPTGNGQPGVHHVEARAFKDVFPRFKTMKGFHVDRKAGWDCHGLPVEVAVEKELGLSGKKDIEEFGVAEFNARCREHVLSNVKGFRAMTERMGYWVDLDQAYRTMDSEYVQSVWWALKTIWDKGLLVRDYRISPYCPRCGTTLSDHELAQGYETITDPSVYVRFPVTSGPLAGPDRPTSMLVWTTTPWTLVSNTAVAVHPDVSYVVATDGSERLLVAEALAEKVLGEGWELTGERFEGNEMERWTYRRPFDLVSFDTPAHFVVLGDYVTVEDGTGLVHQAPAFGADDMAVCRAYGLPVVNPVRGDGTFEADLDLVGGQFFKAADEALVADLADRGLLFRDQAYEHSYPHCWRCHTPLLYYALPSWYIKTTAVKDELLEQNARTNWFPENVKEGRFGEWLRGNIDWALSRSRYWGTPLPVWECGSGHFTVVGSLAELGELAGQDLGALDPHRPYVDDVLIDCPECGARARRVPEVIDAWFDSGSMPFAQWGAPHHNPETFEANFPAQYIAEAIDQTRGWFYSLMAVNTLVFGRSSYENVVCLGHILAEDGRKMSKHLGNVLEPIAVMDRHGADALRWFMLASGSPWAARRVGHAALEEIVRKVLLTYYNTVSFFTLYANAGETWNHERLADAPAPADRPLLDRWLLSELNRLVADVDDALERFDTTGAGRRITAFVDDLSNWYVRRSRRRFWSGASTPEGASAFATLYEALETLTRLMAPMVPFLTDHVWAALRRPESPESVHLTRWPEVRRDLIDIELSERMALTRRLVELGRAARVDSAVRTRQPLSRVLVGAQGFDTLPEQLRAQITEELNVVRLDPLSAVGGDLVDYTVKPNFRALGKRFAKRTPLVAKAIQAADPRGLVEAVRSTGWAHVSVEGEQVEVNADEVLITEQPREGWAVATENGETVALDLELTPELQRAGLAREVVRLVQDGRKSAGLDISDRIELFWTATDQSAARALTEHGETIAGEVLARSLTEGEPDGEAHRTASDDLGITFWLRKAE